GTAGGCCCAAAACTTTTTTACGCTGAATCTCATAAGGAATAAAAATGTTAAAGCTTGATGAGTTATTAGAATACGCAGAGCAACTTAAAGAAGATGATAAGGCAAAAATTTCTTTGTATTTTGTTACGAGACACCTCAAGAATGGCATGAGCAAAACGGCGAAAGTTACGGATAAATACGATTTTAAAGTTATTAAAGCTCCTATAGCTCCAGATATAGCTAAATTTTTTAAAAACACATTATCAAATCAAATAATTTCTCATGCATCAAAGGATGATATTGAGATGAAAAATTATACAGTAATAGATGATGATATTGATAATAAAATTTATGCATATGCAATGAATAACGCCATTTCATTTTCGAAAGTTATAAATGAAGATATCAAAAATGATAAACCTAAAGTTCTTACTTCGTTAGCCGAAATACAAGAGGATTTATGGGCTTATTGCATTAAAGTCCAGAAGAACTCAGAGCTTACTTATTCTTTCCGAAAAATAAGTAAAGGTAAAGTCACAACGAATGAACCTCAGGATGTTGTTCAAAGAATATTCGCTTTATTTGATAAGTCGGATAAAGAATTGAGATCATTTGATGGTAGTGCAGTTAATTTTGATGACAAGATCGACTGCATTTATATTAAAGAGCAATTCTATGTGTTCCATAAAAAAAGCTTCGAATCTATTGTGGGGCTTGAGGCGGAATTTACAGAGGCAGCACAAAAAACTTTAAATACCATAAAGGAATTTGATCTGGTTGAGGGATTGGATATTATTGAACAAGCCATATTACATAAGCCATCATTAAGGAAGATTCTTGCACATATAGCTGAGAAAGGTAATCACACTTCGTTGGATAGGAATGAAGTGGCATCAATGAATAGTGTTCTTAAAATGTTTCAAAATGAAGAATTTACTATCAATAATGACGGAAGAATAGTTATTGAAGATGAAAAGCAAGGGAGGAATTTTCTTAGACTTCTCAATGACTATTATAAACAAGGGATGACTACAAAAAAATACTATGGTACCGATAGTGGTAATTTAGTTAGTCCAGTTACAAAATAATTACTATCAAATGAAACGCTCTTTGGTATGGGCGTTTTATTCTTTTCAAAGGAATGTAAAAGATGTTTAAAAAAAATTTTGAAATTCTCTTTACAAGGAAAAATAAATTTTTATTTATAAGGTTTCTTATGCTACTCCTGAATTTCTAGAGGGTGTTCTATCTTCATCTGCGTTGGAGTTAATTACAAGACACATTCATGCGTAAAGGGGCGCACTTTTTGAAGCCAGTTAACACATTTAGTTTAAAAAAATCAGTACCAAATCACACATGGTAAGACATGAGACATCTAATATTATTAAATGTCTCATATTTAAAACTCAATTGTTTTTTCTCTTGCGAGAAATAATTGCTTTTGCAATTATGGCTGAATATGCAATGGCACCATTAACACCCATAACATCTGAAATATATAACAAATGACTTCCGATTAAATTCTCGTCAAAGTTGTGTTTAATTGCATCCGTTGTTAATTTATCAAGGTCTGGTTCATTTTTTAAGGTTAAGGTTGGCTCAACAGTGTTCTTTGATTGATTTCGATAATCAACTGGTATTTCAATCTGCTGTTGTTTTGGCAAGGAAGAATCAAATTTTTTATTTTCAGGGGAGTGAGCTTTAGAATTTAATTGCTTTAAAGTTGAAGTATTACGACGTTTAAGCAAAAATGATTGATTAAACTCAGATATCATCCATTGATAAAAGTATTGGTAAGTATCCGTGCTGTTACTTCTGAATTCTTCTGATATTGGCTTTATTTCGCCAAAAGGTGGGAACACAATTTTTCCATCCTGTATACCAACAAAATCTAATGAAGAAGTAGGAGCATTCCATTCCGATGTGTCAGGGAATGCAAAGCTATTACACTCATTGCCTTGAGAGAGAGCATATAATCTCTCTGCATCATAAACTATGTATGATTGATCCTGTAATTCTTGAGGTGGTCGTGTTCCTTCAATGTATCCTCTTAACGCACCAACCATAGTGGCAATAGAGTCGGTATCTGTACCAAGTTCATTAACAATATCAAGCATTAATGAAGATAAATTATTCGACTTCAAATATGATGCAGCCAGTGCTGCAATTGCAGTTAATGTGCCACTTCCTCTTGTTTTTTTATCTTTCAAGTTAAGAACTTTTACTAAAGAGCTATATGATTTGTTTTCTGCCGTTTCCCACTGTTCGACAATATCAAGAAGGTGTACTAATTCTTGGTATACTTCATCATAGGCTTCTTCAAGATTTGTTGATGTTTGGGATTCAAAAAATGGAACCCAGGCAGTATTAAGATTTATGTCGCTATATATTTTTTTCGGAATTTCATTAATCCATTTAAGTAAAAGTCGAGCATCTGAAATTGATGGTATATCTTTATTTGTCAGAATATGACTTAAGCACAAAGCATGAAAAACAGCTCCAGCAATGGCTCTGGGATGCCCATGTGTTGTAAGCGAGTTTTTGATTATATCAAGAAGGAATGATTCTACTCTTTCTGGTGTCCGACTTGCCCAAACATGGGGCTGGATTCGCATTGCTGCACCATTACCTCCAGAGTATACATAATTTGTTTTCTTTGATTGATAAAAGTTGTTATACCAAGTGACAGTTTTTTTTCCAAGAGATTCAGCTGCCAGCTTCGAAGATATACCAGCCCCTAAAGCATAAGAAGACCAAATAGGGAGCTCTACTTTTGAAAATGCATTTACGTCAAAATAATTATTATGATTAATTGCTCGCGACGTCGATAACCGCAGTTGGGTATCATCTGAGTAAGCGCCAGAAGGTATTGATATTAAAGGTCCATACACTCCGCCAACTTGTCTTCTCCATTCAACTAAGCCAGACAAATGGTCTTGACCGGTTCTTTTTACCAGCATACTGCGGTCTGCCAGTTCAGATATGAACCCCAGAGCATCCCCATAAGCAGCCCAAAGACTTGAGTTAACAGTGTTTTCGATTTTGTTAATTGTCATTGATATCATCTCTAAACTTGTTGGGACAAACTTCTACATCCAAGACTAAACCTAACACAGCCAATTGTGCCATGATACTGGCTTTATCCTCAAAGTTTGATACATAAACCTTTGCCAGATGCTCTAAAGTTAGTCTTCCAGGGTACAAAATTTCAGCTTGCTCACAGGTTGTCCACGAAGGTAAATGTGATGAGCCTCTGGAAATTATTTTCTGGTACTTACCAACAATAGGGTCGCGAAACATCCTTTCGAAACATTCAATACCTTCCCCTCTAAGGCAGGATGGATAAATGTTGTTTGTGGTTGTAAAGTAAACACCTGAATCCATGATAATTTCTGGTGAAAAAGATAATATTACCCAATAGATATCAGAATATTGGTGAACGTTTCGCGAGTGCTCAAAGAACTCAAAATTTAATTTTGTTACGGATAGGTTGACATAATTTAACCACTTTGAATCTCGCTCTCTTCTTTTCAGGGAATTCTGTTGAAAAATAAAAGCTAAAGTATCTTCTTCTTTTAATTTGGAATTAGGCAGTACAGCTCCAGTCCTCAGGATTCCTAAAAGCCCTTGATTTGTCGTGAAATGAAGTATCTCATTAATTCCTTTCGACTTTATTGACGTCTCAAATTCGTTCATAGTACTACCTTCTGGAACGTATTAGTGTCCAAATGATCGATAAAAAATGGCCTCGTATTGAAGCGATATCCTAGGATAATACTTACCTTAGCTCTCGTAATTCCCATTGAAATTAGTTTGATTATAGAGGCGTAATCAGAGTCTTGACTATCCGCAAAACTAAAAGAAAAATGATTCTCCTCAAGCCCAAGAATAAAAACGTGATCAAACTCTAGTCCTTTGGCTGAGTGAATCGTCGACAAGGCTATGTTCGTTTCGTTCGGCGGCCAAGAACTTTCTCCTGATATTTCAACGAATGGCAGATTTTGTTTTCTAAGTGAATCTTTTATTCCACCCGCTCGTTCAAACCATCCGCCACCTTTGGCATGTAAAAATCCAACAGTTTCCTGAGCTAAATCTACATTCTCTAATATGTAATTAATCACAAAATCTAACTGTTGATTAAACCTTCCCTCTAAGACAAGTGGGACAGGACCATGTCTCTTAATTGCATCAAGTATTGGCAGTGTTCCATCATCGTCTATTGCAATGGCTGCATTTTCGATTAACCTACTTGCAAAAGTAGCTATTTCGACTGTGTTTCTATAATTGAACTCTAACCGCGCATATCGAGTATTAGTAATATTAATACCAGCTTCTTTCCAAGTGAATCCTCGCTTATATATTTTTTGATTACTGTCAAGGATAATTGTAGTGAAATTGATGTCAGATAATTGGTTGGTTATTGCTTTAAGTTGGTTAGCTGAAAAATCTTGGGCTTCATCAATAATGGCTATGTGAATATTGTCTATTTTATTTTTTGTAAATAAAGTTGCAATGTCGTTCCAATCCAGAATTTTATCGACTTCCTTTGATCTAATATAAGGGTAAACGACTTCATCAAGAATCCTCCTTCGTAGTGGTTTTTCCATTCTAGGCATAGTACCGCGACCAGTACGCTCTATCTCAAGATAATCTTCTAAACCTTCCTCATCTAATCTTCCTAAAAGATATTCTACTTCATCTATCAAAAATTGATTGCTCAAGGGAATTAAATGACCAATGCGACTTATCCGATTTGCTTGGTCTTGAAAACTTAAAATTCTTGGATAACCATCAATTCTGTTGTACATATATTTAGATAATGTCAACACTTCAATGTTTAACCGGCTATGGTTTTCGGGCGCTGATAGCAAGGTTTCGCTTATTACTAGGTCGTTAATATAGGCCGAAAGTGTTTTATTAAAGGTGAAAATTCTAATGTTAATTTTTTCATTAATACCAAGTCTAGCGAATTCTTCTAAAAAATATCCTATAGATAGCTTCATCATTAAAATAGAAGTGGTTGTTTTACCGCTGCCTGCTGCACCACGAATGATTAACGTGCCAGGTCTGGGCCTTACCATCAACTTCAATTGTTCATCAGTAGGTTTGACAGATTGTAGAGTTTTCATTACCAGTGCATCCTTACGCAACCATGTTTTAGTAAATCAATTAAAATTACACTAGTTTGTATGGTTTGTTTTCACCTTTAATCATCTTGACAATATTTAAATACTTTTGGATGAATATCTCGCCCACGAAGATGCTTGAAAAGAGTATCAACTCTTAATTTGGACTCATTAATTGTCTTTGCCGCATTAACAAGTCTGAACTTCCCATCATCACCGATTTGTAGACCATCAAATATGAGCACTTTATTTAGTATCTGTCTGGCAGACTCAAAACGAGCTTGATTATTAGTGTGGCGAGCGGGTGCCATTATAAGCATAATAAAAGCAGCAACATTGTTACCACACCGATCAGTTTGCTGCCGAGCCATCAAAATGATATAGATCCGTCGCTATTTGGTTGAATGCTCAGATGTATCCTCAATCCCTCTAGATATGAAAAACTGATCTAACAGACTACCACTAACAAGCTCTCGGGCAATCGATTCAAAGTGATCGGGATTAAACACCGGAAATGATGCCATGTAACTAGTCCACCCAAAGAACCATACCTATCTATTATAGTGCTCGAAATTTCAACTAAATGGAATAGTGACCTGATTTATTTGTGTATCTCATCACTATGAACTTACCCAATGATAGAGGACACGCAACTAAGTAAATGAGCTTTTGGGAAGAGGTCGGATACACTGCCAACTCAGATCTGAGCTATTCAACTACCAACCCCTTTCTCACCGCCGCAGACCAAAGGGCGCTACGCCCGCCTATGCAGGGTCAATTTTTTCTCCCGTGTGCCTTCCGTTCCCGTATCAGCTTCCGGTTAATCGTTTCCCAACACAACCCGTCCCGCAAGGGTAAATGGCACGCATTCTGCGCCCTTGCAGTACAGAACGATGCCGGGAAAGCGAACCGTCAGGCGATACGAAGACGAAAATCACACCACTGACGGAGAAAAAACCATGACGATTTCCCTGCATACCCAGACTAGCGCCCCTAACACAGCAACGGCGACCAGCGTATCCCCGCTGGAGCAGTCAGGCTCCTCAAAAACGAAATTTTCCAAAACTAAAACCGATATTTATCAGACTGTCACCAATAGCATCATTACCGCACTGGAAGCTGGTGTAAAACCGTGGTCTTGCCCGTGGCAACGAGTGCCGGGCATGTCTGGCTTGCCTTCCAACTTCGCAACCGGTATCGCGTATAGCGGAATGAATATCATGCTGTTGTGGTGCAGTGCATCAGAACAGGGCTTCGGTGATTCACGCTGGATGACCTACAAACAGGCGCAGGCAGTAGGTGGGCAGGTTCGCAAAGGCGAGCACGGCACGACGGCAATTTTCTATACAACCTTAGAGAAAGAAAACGAAGACGGTGAAATCGACCAGATCCCGGTGCTGAAAACCTTCAATGTGTTCAATGTTGAACAAATTGATGACCTTCCACTGACAACCGAAACAGTCAGCCCAGAAGCAACCTTTGACTCGTTGCCGGAGGCTGAAAATCTGTTCCAGAAGAGCGGCGCAAACATCATTGAGAAAGGACAAAACGCCTTTTTCAGGCCCTCAACTGATGAAGTCTGGCTGCCAGAGCGCCATCTGTTTTCAGATGCAGCTAATTTCTATGCTACCGGACTGCATGAGTTGGTTCACTGGAGTGGTGGTAAAAAACGACTTAACCGTGAAATGAAAGGGAAATTTGGCAGTGCAGATTATGCGGAGGAGGAATTAGTGGCGGAGCTGGGAAGTGCTTTTCTGATGGCGGATCTGGGGATCATCGGAGAGGTTCAGCATGAAAGCTATATTGCCTCATGGCTCCAGGCGCTGAAAAACGATAAGCGCTATGTTTTCAAAGCGGCCAGCGCCGCCTCAAAAGCACATCGTTACCTAATGGATAAAATTTGAGTCGGAGATGATAAGCCGC
The genomic region above belongs to Pectobacterium colocasium and contains:
- a CDS encoding Kiwa anti-phage protein KwaB-like domain-containing protein, which encodes MLKLDELLEYAEQLKEDDKAKISLYFVTRHLKNGMSKTAKVTDKYDFKVIKAPIAPDIAKFFKNTLSNQIISHASKDDIEMKNYTVIDDDIDNKIYAYAMNNAISFSKVINEDIKNDKPKVLTSLAEIQEDLWAYCIKVQKNSELTYSFRKISKGKVTTNEPQDVVQRIFALFDKSDKELRSFDGSAVNFDDKIDCIYIKEQFYVFHKKSFESIVGLEAEFTEAAQKTLNTIKEFDLVEGLDIIEQAILHKPSLRKILAHIAEKGNHTSLDRNEVASMNSVLKMFQNEEFTINNDGRIVIEDEKQGRNFLRLLNDYYKQGMTTKKYYGTDSGNLVSPVTK
- a CDS encoding ADP-ribosylglycohydrolase family protein; the protein is MTINKIENTVNSSLWAAYGDALGFISELADRSMLVKRTGQDHLSGLVEWRRQVGGVYGPLISIPSGAYSDDTQLRLSTSRAINHNNYFDVNAFSKVELPIWSSYALGAGISSKLAAESLGKKTVTWYNNFYQSKKTNYVYSGGNGAAMRIQPHVWASRTPERVESFLLDIIKNSLTTHGHPRAIAGAVFHALCLSHILTNKDIPSISDARLLLKWINEIPKKIYSDINLNTAWVPFFESQTSTNLEEAYDEVYQELVHLLDIVEQWETAENKSYSSLVKVLNLKDKKTRGSGTLTAIAALAASYLKSNNLSSLMLDIVNELGTDTDSIATMVGALRGYIEGTRPPQELQDQSYIVYDAERLYALSQGNECNSFAFPDTSEWNAPTSSLDFVGIQDGKIVFPPFGEIKPISEEFRSNSTDTYQYFYQWMISEFNQSFLLKRRNTSTLKQLNSKAHSPENKKFDSSLPKQQQIEIPVDYRNQSKNTVEPTLTLKNEPDLDKLTTDAIKHNFDENLIGSHLLYISDVMGVNGAIAYSAIIAKAIISRKRKNN
- a CDS encoding DarT ssDNA thymidine ADP-ribosyltransferase family protein, producing the protein MNEFETSIKSKGINEILHFTTNQGLLGILRTGAVLPNSKLKEEDTLAFIFQQNSLKRRERDSKWLNYVNLSVTKLNFEFFEHSRNVHQYSDIYWVILSFSPEIIMDSGVYFTTTNNIYPSCLRGEGIECFERMFRDPIVGKYQKIISRGSSHLPSWTTCEQAEILYPGRLTLEHLAKVYVSNFEDKASIMAQLAVLGLVLDVEVCPNKFRDDINDN
- a CDS encoding 3'-5' exonuclease, which gives rise to MKTLQSVKPTDEQLKLMVRPRPGTLIIRGAAGSGKTTTSILMMKLSIGYFLEEFARLGINEKINIRIFTFNKTLSAYINDLVISETLLSAPENHSRLNIEVLTLSKYMYNRIDGYPRILSFQDQANRISRIGHLIPLSNQFLIDEVEYLLGRLDEEGLEDYLEIERTGRGTMPRMEKPLRRRILDEVVYPYIRSKEVDKILDWNDIATLFTKNKIDNIHIAIIDEAQDFSANQLKAITNQLSDINFTTIILDSNQKIYKRGFTWKEAGINITNTRYARLEFNYRNTVEIATFASRLIENAAIAIDDDGTLPILDAIKRHGPVPLVLEGRFNQQLDFVINYILENVDLAQETVGFLHAKGGGWFERAGGIKDSLRKQNLPFVEISGESSWPPNETNIALSTIHSAKGLEFDHVFILGLEENHFSFSFADSQDSDYASIIKLISMGITRAKVSIILGYRFNTRPFFIDHLDTNTFQKVVL
- a CDS encoding ArdC family protein: MTISLHTQTSAPNTATATSVSPLEQSGSSKTKFSKTKTDIYQTVTNSIITALEAGVKPWSCPWQRVPGMSGLPSNFATGIAYSGMNIMLLWCSASEQGFGDSRWMTYKQAQAVGGQVRKGEHGTTAIFYTTLEKENEDGEIDQIPVLKTFNVFNVEQIDDLPLTTETVSPEATFDSLPEAENLFQKSGANIIEKGQNAFFRPSTDEVWLPERHLFSDAANFYATGLHELVHWSGGKKRLNREMKGKFGSADYAEEELVAELGSAFLMADLGIIGEVQHESYIASWLQALKNDKRYVFKAASAASKAHRYLMDKI